Proteins encoded together in one Bacteroides zoogleoformans window:
- a CDS encoding ribonucleoside-diphosphate reductase subunit alpha translates to MQIVKRNGTVESYNREKIAIAIRKSFVGTGKDITDEALHAVTDEVEQFLNRNEDKRAVECIQDEVERSLMEHGFYAEAKSYILYRWQRTERRKALTQIVNGTKDEAIVDVLKEIQNDFPGSEYSLNVLAEKFAGFCKPDMAAEERLAMLIKAAVELTTQEAPDWEFIAARLLNFRMTKELKVQTEKADVQSYYDKLCYLTDEALYGSYILNAYSRQEIEMAFGFIRPERDKLFNYSGLDLLYKRYLIRTRSAELMESVQEMFLGIALHLALPEKHDRLQWVKKFYDMLSLLEVTMATPTLSNARKPYHQLSSCFIDTVPDSLEGIYRSIDNFATVSKFGGGMGMYFGKVRATGGNIRGFKGVAGGVIRWMKLVNDTAVAVDQLGMRQGAVAVYLDVWHKDLPEFLQLRTNNGDDRMKAHDIFPAVCYPDLFWQMAKEDLNNQWHLFCPNEIMTVKGYCLEDYYGEEWERRYRDCVNDPRLSRRSMSLKDIVRLILRSAVETGTPFTFNRDTVNRANPNPHKGIIYCSNLCTEIAQNMSAIESVSTDIRTTDGDTVVVKTVRPGDFVVCNLASLSLGHLPLEDEERMQEKVATVVRALDNVIDLNFYPLPFAQITNHRYRSIGLGVSGYHHALALRGIRWESEEHLRFMDKVFERINYAAIRASMELAKEKGKYACFEGSDWQTGSYFVKRGYDSPQWRQLAASVATEGMRNAYLLAVAPTSSTGIIAGTTAGIDPVMKRFFLEEKKGAMLPRVAPGLSDKTYWLYKDAYLLEQSWSVRAAGIRQRHIDQAQSMNLYITNEFTMRQLLNLYLLAWECGVKTVYYVRSKSLEVEECESCAS, encoded by the coding sequence GAAGCCCTTCATGCCGTAACCGATGAAGTGGAGCAGTTCTTGAACCGGAACGAAGACAAACGTGCGGTGGAGTGCATTCAGGACGAGGTGGAGCGCAGTTTGATGGAACACGGCTTCTATGCCGAGGCCAAAAGCTACATACTTTATCGCTGGCAGCGCACCGAACGGAGGAAAGCCCTCACGCAGATTGTCAATGGAACAAAAGACGAGGCCATAGTCGATGTGCTGAAAGAGATACAAAACGACTTTCCGGGAAGTGAATACAGCCTGAACGTCTTGGCCGAGAAGTTCGCAGGCTTCTGCAAGCCCGACATGGCGGCCGAAGAACGGCTGGCGATGCTCATCAAGGCTGCCGTGGAACTCACCACGCAGGAAGCTCCCGACTGGGAGTTTATCGCCGCCCGGCTGCTCAACTTCCGTATGACGAAAGAACTGAAAGTGCAGACGGAGAAAGCGGATGTCCAATCCTACTACGACAAACTATGCTATCTCACGGACGAGGCTTTGTACGGCAGCTATATACTCAATGCCTATTCGAGGCAAGAGATAGAAATGGCCTTCGGCTTTATCCGTCCCGAACGCGACAAGCTCTTCAACTATTCGGGGCTGGACTTGCTCTATAAGCGATACCTCATCCGCACACGCTCGGCGGAGCTGATGGAGTCGGTGCAGGAAATGTTTCTGGGCATCGCCTTGCATCTGGCCCTGCCCGAAAAGCACGACCGGTTGCAGTGGGTGAAGAAATTCTACGATATGCTGAGCCTGCTGGAAGTGACCATGGCAACGCCCACCCTTTCCAATGCCCGGAAGCCCTACCATCAGCTCTCCAGTTGCTTTATCGATACCGTGCCCGACAGCCTCGAAGGCATATACCGCAGCATCGACAACTTTGCCACCGTAAGCAAGTTCGGCGGCGGCATGGGCATGTACTTCGGCAAGGTGCGCGCCACGGGTGGAAACATCCGGGGCTTCAAAGGCGTGGCCGGAGGTGTCATCCGCTGGATGAAGCTGGTGAACGACACTGCCGTGGCCGTCGACCAATTGGGAATGCGGCAGGGTGCCGTGGCCGTCTACCTCGATGTTTGGCACAAAGACCTGCCCGAATTCTTGCAGCTCCGCACCAACAACGGAGACGACCGCATGAAGGCGCACGACATTTTTCCCGCCGTGTGCTATCCCGACCTCTTCTGGCAGATGGCGAAAGAAGACCTGAACAACCAATGGCACCTGTTCTGCCCCAATGAAATCATGACCGTGAAAGGCTATTGCCTCGAAGATTATTACGGAGAAGAGTGGGAGCGGAGGTATCGGGACTGCGTGAACGACCCGCGCCTATCCCGCCGCAGCATGAGCCTGAAAGACATCGTGAGGCTGATACTCCGTTCCGCCGTGGAGACAGGCACACCCTTTACTTTTAACCGTGATACGGTGAACCGGGCCAACCCCAATCCCCATAAAGGCATCATCTACTGCTCCAACCTCTGCACGGAGATAGCGCAGAACATGTCGGCCATCGAATCCGTCTCTACCGATATCCGGACGACGGATGGCGATACGGTGGTGGTGAAGACGGTCCGCCCCGGCGACTTTGTGGTCTGCAACCTTGCCAGCCTCTCGTTGGGGCACTTGCCTTTGGAGGATGAGGAGCGCATGCAGGAAAAGGTGGCAACCGTGGTCCGGGCATTGGACAACGTCATCGACTTGAACTTCTACCCGTTGCCTTTCGCGCAAATCACGAACCACCGCTACCGCAGCATCGGTCTGGGCGTCAGCGGCTATCACCATGCGCTCGCCCTGCGCGGCATCCGTTGGGAGAGCGAAGAACATCTCCGCTTCATGGATAAGGTGTTCGAGCGCATCAACTATGCCGCCATCCGTGCCAGCATGGAGCTGGCCAAGGAGAAAGGAAAGTACGCCTGTTTTGAAGGAAGCGACTGGCAGACGGGCAGCTACTTCGTCAAGCGCGGATACGATTCGCCCCAATGGAGGCAACTGGCGGCGTCCGTTGCCACAGAGGGGATGCGGAACGCTTATCTTCTGGCCGTTGCCCCCACCAGCAGCACCGGCATCATTGCCGGAACCACGGCGGGCATCGACCCGGTGATGAAACGTTTCTTCCTCGAAGAGAAAAAAGGAGCCATGCTTCCGCGGGTGGCGCCCGGCCTCTCCGACAAAACCTATTGGCTCTACAAAGACGCCTATCTGCTGGAACAATCGTGGAGCGTGCGTGCTGCGGGCATCCGCCAACGGCATATAGACCAGGCGCAAAGCATGAACCTGTACATCACCAACGAATTCACCATGCGCCAACTTTTGAATCTCTATCTGCTGGCTTGGGAGTGCGGAGTGAAGACCGTATATTACGTCCGCAGCAAGTCCTTGGAAGTAGAAGAATGTGAAAGTTGTGCATCCTAA
- a CDS encoding esterase: MKRFSLLSALLLMCAMTFAQQALWGGAPVVSPEIHDDNTVTFRLKAPKAVKVQITGDFLLTQKIKTPFGEFDGPGVADLKEGKDGIWEFTTPEPLKPELYSYSFIVNDLKMMDPGNVYMIRDVASVTNVFIIGGERADLYKVNKVPHGTVSRMWYNSPTLGMERRLTVYTPAGYETSGKRYPVFYLLHGMGGDEEAWIALGRTAQILDNLIAQGKAKPMIVVMTNGNAVQEAAPGESSLGFVAPDMQLPKTMEGSFETAFPDVVKFIDKNFRTAANKKNRAIAGLSMGGFHSMHISKQYPDMFDYIGLFSAAIMPNKDAKSPVYEDMEAKLKVQFSKKPALYWIAIGKTDFLYKANEDYRKLLDEKGCNYSYYETGEGHIWKNWRIYLTEFVPQLFK, from the coding sequence ATGAAAAGATTTTCTCTTTTATCAGCCTTGTTGCTGATGTGTGCGATGACTTTTGCACAGCAAGCTCTCTGGGGAGGCGCCCCGGTTGTCTCACCGGAGATACACGACGACAACACCGTTACGTTTCGTCTGAAAGCGCCGAAAGCGGTGAAAGTACAAATCACCGGCGATTTTCTGCTCACACAGAAAATCAAGACACCTTTCGGAGAGTTTGATGGCCCGGGTGTGGCCGATTTGAAAGAAGGTAAGGACGGTATATGGGAATTTACCACTCCCGAACCTCTGAAGCCGGAGCTTTACAGCTACTCCTTTATCGTAAATGATTTGAAGATGATGGACCCGGGCAACGTCTACATGATTCGCGACGTGGCTTCCGTAACCAATGTATTCATCATCGGTGGAGAACGCGCCGATTTGTATAAAGTGAACAAAGTGCCTCACGGAACAGTAAGCCGTATGTGGTACAATAGCCCTACATTGGGTATGGAACGCCGACTGACTGTTTACACTCCTGCCGGTTATGAAACAAGCGGCAAGCGTTATCCCGTATTCTACCTGCTTCACGGCATGGGAGGCGACGAAGAGGCTTGGATTGCACTTGGACGTACCGCACAAATTCTCGACAACCTGATTGCTCAGGGCAAGGCCAAACCGATGATTGTCGTGATGACCAATGGAAATGCCGTACAGGAAGCCGCACCGGGCGAATCGTCTTTGGGCTTTGTCGCTCCTGACATGCAGTTACCCAAAACGATGGAAGGTTCGTTTGAGACCGCTTTCCCCGATGTGGTGAAGTTCATCGACAAGAATTTCCGTACTGCTGCCAACAAGAAGAACCGGGCCATTGCCGGATTGTCCATGGGAGGTTTTCACTCCATGCACATTTCCAAGCAATATCCCGACATGTTCGATTATATAGGCCTATTCTCTGCGGCCATCATGCCCAATAAAGATGCCAAGTCGCCAGTGTACGAAGACATGGAGGCCAAGCTGAAGGTTCAGTTCTCCAAGAAGCCGGCTCTCTACTGGATTGCCATCGGCAAGACCGACTTCCTGTACAAGGCCAATGAAGACTATCGCAAACTGCTGGACGAGAAAGGCTGTAACTATTCCTATTATGAGACCGGAGAAGGACATATCTGGAAGAACTGGCGTATCTACTTGACGGAGTTTGTACCGCAGTTATTCAAATAA
- a CDS encoding carbohydrate-binding family 9-like protein, translated as MKKLFLSYCLLLTATIISVTAQPLTERYGRFLTQPEGYVCLRTTDTICIDGIPDEAVWQHAPLITRFTDISGEGYPTPRLRTQARMLWDDRYLYIAAELQEPDVWADLRQRDTIVYYNNDFEVFIDPDGDGHHYYEIEANALCTVFDLFLEKPYRAPRRPHVQFQWNCPGFRIATHVDGSLNRPGDTDRGWSVEMAIPREAIAAEFDNCLQAGRYLRIGFSRVQWQHVTDKDGRYRRKQGADGKFLPEDNWTWGPTGQVAMHMPERWGYVYLSGLTAGSAAPEAFRYPDTYPVERFLWMLFYAQEEEYAKHGRYHATIEAFGLTKEELNALPLGSHVSVEAISHKYEITVTLPDGKRMSIDEMGCLASETK; from the coding sequence ATGAAAAAACTCTTCTTATCATACTGCCTTTTATTGACAGCCACAATAATCTCTGTCACGGCACAACCGCTGACCGAGCGATACGGCAGATTCCTGACACAACCCGAAGGCTACGTATGTCTGCGCACCACCGATACGATCTGCATCGACGGCATCCCCGATGAAGCGGTATGGCAGCATGCCCCTCTCATCACCCGTTTTACGGACATCAGCGGAGAGGGATATCCCACCCCACGGCTCCGCACGCAGGCAAGGATGCTTTGGGACGACCGCTACCTATACATCGCCGCCGAGCTGCAAGAGCCCGATGTATGGGCCGATCTGAGGCAGCGCGACACCATCGTTTACTACAACAACGATTTCGAGGTGTTCATTGACCCGGATGGAGACGGGCACCACTACTATGAAATCGAAGCCAACGCCCTCTGTACCGTGTTCGACCTCTTTCTGGAGAAGCCCTACCGCGCACCCCGCCGCCCACACGTGCAGTTCCAGTGGAACTGCCCCGGCTTTCGGATAGCCACGCACGTAGACGGCAGTCTGAACCGCCCGGGCGACACCGACCGCGGTTGGAGCGTGGAGATGGCCATCCCCCGCGAAGCCATCGCCGCAGAGTTCGACAACTGCCTGCAAGCGGGCCGCTACCTGCGCATCGGTTTCTCGCGCGTGCAGTGGCAACACGTCACGGACAAGGACGGCCGCTATCGCCGCAAGCAAGGAGCCGACGGCAAGTTCCTGCCCGAAGACAACTGGACGTGGGGACCTACGGGTCAAGTAGCCATGCACATGCCCGAACGTTGGGGTTACGTCTACCTCTCCGGCCTCACCGCAGGCAGTGCCGCTCCCGAGGCTTTCCGCTACCCGGACACCTATCCCGTGGAGCGCTTCCTGTGGATGCTGTTCTACGCACAAGAGGAAGAATACGCCAAGCACGGTCGCTATCACGCCACCATCGAAGCTTTCGGTCTGACAAAGGAGGAACTAAACGCACTGCCTCTGGGCAGCCATGTCAGCGTAGAGGCCATCAGCCATAAGTATGAGATCACAGTCACCCTACCCGATGGCAAGCGAATGAGTATTGACGAGATGGGATGCCTCGCCAGTGAAACAAAGTGA
- a CDS encoding alpha/beta hydrolase — MKRLILSLFALCMLLGAKAQFSALRAQSKVVTDSIYSKVLGANRQFTIYLPKSYDTDATRKYPILYLLHGMMGVNTSWFTDQRVKDVMDQLVASGEAREMIIVSPNAGGNIYAGVWNGYFNMPRWAYEDFFYKEFLPYIEKTYRVARDKQHRAIAGLSMGGGGATSYAQRYPDMYCAAYAMSALMNIPVGSENPSPNPDDKMSLLTKSVMEHSCVKYVEEADDARKKQLRSVQWFVDCGDDDFLLDRNIEFFQAMRKAQIPCQFRVRDGGHISEYWHSALYICLPFVSRCFGK; from the coding sequence ATGAAAAGATTAATCCTTTCTCTTTTTGCTCTCTGCATGCTCTTGGGGGCAAAGGCGCAGTTCTCCGCTTTGAGGGCGCAAAGTAAGGTCGTGACCGACAGTATCTATAGCAAGGTGTTGGGTGCGAACCGGCAGTTTACCATCTATCTTCCTAAGAGTTATGACACAGATGCTACAAGAAAGTATCCCATACTTTACTTGTTGCATGGCATGATGGGCGTCAACACCAGCTGGTTCACCGATCAACGGGTGAAGGATGTAATGGATCAGCTGGTGGCTTCCGGCGAGGCCCGTGAAATGATCATCGTCTCTCCCAATGCCGGAGGCAATATCTATGCAGGTGTATGGAACGGCTATTTCAACATGCCGAGGTGGGCGTATGAAGACTTCTTCTACAAAGAGTTCCTCCCGTATATCGAGAAGACGTACCGGGTGGCGCGCGATAAACAGCACCGTGCCATCGCAGGCCTTTCGATGGGTGGAGGTGGAGCGACAAGCTATGCGCAACGCTATCCGGACATGTATTGCGCCGCTTATGCGATGAGTGCCTTGATGAATATTCCGGTGGGTTCGGAGAATCCGTCACCTAATCCGGACGACAAGATGAGCCTGTTGACGAAGTCGGTGATGGAGCATAGTTGCGTGAAGTATGTAGAAGAGGCTGACGATGCACGTAAAAAGCAGTTGCGCTCCGTACAGTGGTTTGTGGATTGTGGTGACGATGATTTCCTGCTCGACCGCAACATCGAGTTCTTCCAAGCCATGCGCAAGGCACAGATACCTTGTCAGTTCCGTGTACGCGATGGCGGACACATTTCCGAGTATTGGCATTCGGCACTCTACATTTGCCTGCCTTTTGTCTCCCGCTGTTTTGGAAAATAG
- a CDS encoding ribonucleotide-diphosphate reductase subunit beta, whose translation MEIKKLKKNALFNPEGDIELRFRKMIGGNTTNLNDFNNMRYKWVSDWYRQAMNNFWIPEEINLTQDIKDYPHLEKAERTAYDKILSFLVFLDSLQSNNLPTISEYITANEVNLCLHIQAFQECVHSQSYSYMLDSICSPEERNDILYQWKTDEHLLKRNTFIGNCYNDFQNSQDGFTLMKTLIANYILEGIYFYSGFMFFYNLSRNGKMSGSAQEIRYINRDENTHLWLFRNIILELKKEEPELFTPDKIGVYESMMREGVRQEIEWGQYVIGDDIQGLNKQMLEEYIFYLGNLRWHSLGFGFLYEDHRKEPESMRWVSQYSNANMVKTDFFEAKSTTYAKSTALEDDL comes from the coding sequence ATGGAAATAAAAAAACTGAAAAAGAACGCTCTTTTTAATCCCGAAGGCGATATCGAACTCCGCTTCAGGAAAATGATTGGCGGCAATACGACCAATCTGAACGACTTCAACAACATGCGCTACAAGTGGGTGAGCGACTGGTACCGGCAGGCCATGAACAACTTCTGGATACCCGAAGAAATCAATCTCACTCAAGACATAAAGGATTATCCCCATCTGGAGAAAGCCGAACGCACGGCCTACGACAAGATTCTGAGTTTCCTTGTTTTCCTCGACTCGCTTCAAAGCAACAACCTGCCTACCATAAGCGAATACATCACGGCAAACGAAGTGAATCTCTGTCTGCACATACAAGCCTTTCAGGAGTGCGTACACAGCCAGAGCTACAGCTATATGCTCGACTCTATTTGCAGTCCGGAAGAACGTAACGACATCCTCTATCAATGGAAAACGGATGAACATCTGCTGAAGCGAAACACGTTTATCGGCAATTGTTACAATGATTTTCAGAATAGTCAGGACGGTTTCACGCTGATGAAGACGCTGATTGCCAACTACATCCTCGAAGGCATTTACTTTTATAGCGGCTTCATGTTCTTCTATAACCTGAGCCGCAACGGCAAGATGTCGGGCTCGGCCCAAGAGATACGCTATATCAACCGCGACGAGAACACCCATCTGTGGCTGTTCCGCAACATCATCTTGGAACTGAAGAAAGAAGAACCCGAACTCTTCACTCCCGATAAGATAGGCGTGTACGAAAGCATGATGCGCGAAGGCGTGAGGCAGGAGATAGAGTGGGGGCAATACGTCATAGGCGACGACATACAGGGACTCAACAAGCAGATGCTGGAGGAATATATCTTTTATCTCGGCAACCTGCGTTGGCACAGCTTGGGCTTCGGCTTCTTGTACGAAGACCATCGCAAGGAGCCTGAGAGCATGCGCTGGGTGTCGCAATACTCCAATGCCAATATGGTGAAGACCGACTTTTTTGAAGCTAAAAGCACGACCTATGCCAAGAGTACTGCTTTAGAGGATGATTTGTGA
- a CDS encoding glycoside hydrolase family 3 N-terminal domain-containing protein: protein MKKKLILSLALSGLVLTSAAQTTVKPAIPRDEKIERQIETLLKKMTLDEKVGQMCELTIDVLQKQANPFAGIDPKDITPDRLKEIVRRYKLEKEFKIGKEMPEQDVMMKLYMRIQEIEGAKGFQLDEAKLDSVIGKYKVGSILNVPSGVAQSVAKWQEIIKRIQEKSMQVMGIPCIYGVDQIHGTTYTLGGTLFPQGVNMGATFNRPLTREGARISAYETKAGSIPWTYAPVTDLGRDPRWPRMWENYGEDAYLNAEMGRESVIGFQGDNPNLIGVDRVAACMKHFMGYGVPVSGKDRTPSSITLQDMREKHFAPYLEMVRNGALSVMVNSAMNNGLPFHANYELLTKWLKEDLDWDGLIVTDWADIDNLWKRDHIAKDKKEAIKLAINAGIDMSMDPYDWNFCPLLKQLVQEGEVPMSRIDDAVRRVLRMKLRLNLFEKPYYDSKDFPLFGSAEHAAAALQAAEESLVLLKNADGILPLSKGRKLLITGPNANSMRCLNGGWSYSWQGDKADEHAAAYNTILEAFTHKFGADNIIYEAGVTYKQGGNWWEENAPKIEKAVAAAAGADCIVACIGENSYCETPGNLTNLALSQHQLDLVKALAKTGKPIILILNQGRPRLIADIEPLAKAVVNTMLPGNYGGDALANLVAGDANFSGKQPFTYPKEINSLITYDYKPCEHIGRQMEGAYNYDAQVSVQWPFGYGLSYTSFAYSNLKVDKPNFTADDVLTFTVDVKNTGNRIGKESVLLFSSDLVASLTPDIRRLRAFEKVELKPGETKTVTLKVKASDLAFVGYDGKWILEKGDFRIQAGDRILNVACTDTKKWETPNK from the coding sequence ATGAAAAAGAAATTAATCTTATCATTAGCCCTATCCGGCTTAGTACTGACTTCCGCGGCGCAGACCACCGTTAAGCCTGCCATCCCGAGAGATGAGAAGATAGAAAGGCAGATTGAAACACTGCTGAAGAAGATGACATTGGACGAGAAAGTGGGGCAGATGTGCGAACTCACCATCGACGTGTTGCAGAAGCAAGCCAACCCTTTCGCAGGCATTGACCCGAAAGACATCACGCCCGACCGACTGAAAGAAATTGTCCGCCGGTATAAGCTCGAGAAAGAGTTCAAGATAGGCAAGGAAATGCCGGAGCAGGATGTCATGATGAAACTCTACATGCGCATTCAGGAGATAGAAGGCGCCAAAGGCTTCCAATTGGACGAAGCAAAGCTCGACTCCGTGATTGGAAAATACAAAGTCGGATCCATCCTGAATGTGCCCTCCGGTGTGGCGCAGAGCGTGGCGAAGTGGCAGGAAATCATCAAGCGCATTCAGGAGAAGTCTATGCAGGTGATGGGCATTCCTTGTATATACGGTGTCGATCAGATACATGGAACCACCTACACGCTGGGCGGAACGCTCTTCCCCCAAGGCGTCAACATGGGAGCCACCTTCAATCGCCCGTTAACGCGCGAAGGCGCACGCATCTCCGCTTACGAGACAAAGGCGGGAAGCATCCCTTGGACGTACGCTCCGGTGACCGACCTCGGGCGCGATCCTCGCTGGCCGCGCATGTGGGAAAACTATGGAGAAGACGCCTACCTGAATGCCGAGATGGGGCGCGAGTCCGTCATCGGTTTTCAAGGAGACAACCCCAACCTGATTGGAGTAGACCGTGTGGCCGCCTGTATGAAGCACTTCATGGGCTATGGCGTTCCCGTATCGGGCAAAGACCGCACACCCTCATCGATCACTCTGCAGGACATGCGCGAGAAACATTTTGCCCCTTATCTCGAAATGGTAAGAAACGGAGCACTCTCCGTCATGGTGAATTCCGCCATGAACAACGGTCTGCCCTTCCATGCCAACTACGAGCTGCTGACCAAGTGGCTGAAGGAAGATCTCGATTGGGACGGCCTGATTGTGACCGACTGGGCCGACATCGACAACCTCTGGAAGCGCGACCACATAGCCAAAGACAAGAAAGAAGCCATCAAGCTTGCCATCAATGCCGGTATTGACATGTCCATGGACCCTTACGATTGGAACTTCTGTCCGCTGCTCAAGCAACTGGTGCAAGAGGGTGAAGTGCCCATGAGCCGCATCGATGATGCCGTGCGCCGCGTGCTGCGTATGAAGCTCCGCCTCAACCTGTTCGAGAAGCCTTATTATGATTCGAAGGACTTCCCCCTGTTCGGCAGTGCCGAGCATGCCGCCGCCGCATTGCAGGCAGCCGAAGAATCGTTGGTGCTTCTGAAGAATGCGGACGGCATTCTGCCCTTGAGCAAAGGCCGAAAGCTGCTGATTACAGGCCCTAACGCCAACTCTATGCGCTGCCTCAACGGTGGCTGGTCTTACTCTTGGCAGGGTGACAAGGCCGATGAACATGCTGCGGCCTACAATACGATTCTCGAAGCTTTCACCCATAAGTTCGGCGCCGATAATATCATCTACGAAGCCGGTGTCACCTATAAGCAGGGAGGTAACTGGTGGGAAGAAAATGCTCCCAAGATAGAGAAAGCAGTGGCTGCCGCCGCCGGTGCCGACTGCATCGTTGCCTGCATCGGAGAGAATTCTTACTGCGAAACGCCCGGCAACCTGACGAACCTTGCGCTCTCTCAGCATCAGCTTGACTTAGTGAAGGCGCTTGCCAAGACCGGAAAACCCATCATTCTGATTCTGAACCAAGGCCGTCCTCGCCTGATAGCCGACATCGAGCCTTTGGCCAAAGCCGTTGTCAACACCATGCTCCCGGGCAACTACGGTGGCGACGCATTAGCCAACCTCGTGGCAGGCGACGCTAACTTCAGCGGAAAACAGCCTTTTACCTATCCCAAGGAAATCAACTCGTTGATTACGTACGACTACAAGCCCTGCGAGCACATCGGCCGGCAGATGGAGGGCGCTTATAACTACGACGCGCAGGTTTCCGTGCAGTGGCCTTTCGGCTACGGGTTGAGCTACACCTCTTTTGCATACAGCAACTTGAAAGTGGACAAGCCAAACTTCACGGCCGACGACGTACTGACCTTCACCGTTGATGTGAAGAATACCGGTAACCGCATTGGTAAGGAAAGCGTTCTGCTGTTCAGCAGTGACCTTGTGGCTTCACTCACCCCCGACATCCGCCGTCTTCGCGCTTTCGAGAAGGTGGAGCTGAAGCCGGGCGAGACAAAGACCGTGACCCTGAAAGTGAAAGCCTCCGACCTTGCCTTTGTGGGTTATGACGGCAAGTGGATTCTGGAGAAAGGCGATTTCCGCATACAGGCAGGCGACCGCATCCTGAATGTGGCTTGCACGGACACCAAGAAGTGGGAAACGCCGAACAAATAA